One Conger conger chromosome 7, fConCon1.1, whole genome shotgun sequence genomic window, TTATGATACTGCAGGTAAGCCCAGTGATGTTGTTAATGCTCAAGTCCTGGCAGGAGAGCTTGTACAGAGATGCAATGTCGCAGAAGGCATTAAGAATAATGGAACGGCAGCGTGTTAGCCGTACTGCGAGGCCCAGTGTGATGGAGATCAGGACGATCGATGTGCTCCATGCGGACACAGTCAGCTTAGCCACCATAGTGGGGCTCATGATGGAGGTATACCTCAGAGGGTGGCATATGGCCACATACCTGTCAAAGGCCATGATCATCATCAGCGTTTGGCAAGAAACGCCATAAGTGTGGCTGAAGAAGGCCTGGGAGACACACCAGGAGTAGCTGATGGACGGGTTGGTGGAGACGATGTCCAACATCATTCGAGGCAGAACCACCGTGCTTCCCAGGACGTCGTTGAAGGAAAGGCTGAAGAACAGCAGGTACATTGGCTGCTGAAGGCTCCTGTCCATCAAAATAAGCAGCATGACCCCTATGTTGGTGGTCAGGATGATCAGGTAGGCGACCAACAGCAGCGTAAATGCTGGGTAAATGAAATGATGGGGAATGTCGATGCCCTGAATCAACAGGATGGGACTGTTGTAGGTTATGTTCATCCCAGATTCCCTGGGAAATTTTGTCAGACTGAGAAAAGCAGAATATTATGCAGTGCCTAACTTCTTGAACATTAACAGTTTCTGGTGTTTTGGCTCCATACACCAGAACATgacaaataataaaaccatgaatatgaggttaaagttcagacagatttaatatgaaatatgggCCAATTTTGCAGACTCCAATGAAGCCTCGTCCGAGATGAAATTCTATTTTCAATACACAACTCAGATTCTAAGTACTAAAACTCCGTCAGGTTGACGTTCACATTTCCTTAATTAAGTTCAGAAAGCTGCTTGATCGTGTGCCTGAGAGCCTCAGTGTCCCAGAGCAGACCCTAAAAACAGATCAAAAACTGACGCGTGATGAGAGAAATATATATGTCAGAGAAATCCCATTATTATAACTGGAATAACTTATCTTTATTTCTAAGGTCTGCAAGAATCATCTGTACTGTTCCCAATGCTCACACAATATCATCTAGTTGAACTTGAATCGCAGTAACTGAACCATTCTATGACTGTACTTGTAAATGTAAAGGTGTAAATACCTGTCTTAGGTTTCAGGTGGGCAGTCCTCTCTTCTTGACGGGCTCTCAGGTTTTATCCTGCCCTTTAGggaccctcccctctctgtcctgtcaCTCATTTAGGCAGGAGAGGACCGCCCCCACACTCAGTGATGATGTAATGAATTGAACCACGGGTGATGCTGCTTCGGACATATTACTGCAGTGTAACATGCAGCCTAGGGAATCAGAGCCACAGGTGCAGCCTCCCTGTGAGATACATTATTACTGCGATATTGCAGCAATTCTGTTCTTGCCCTGGATGcaatcaacatttgttattcccagtctctccttgtgagggagggggggggcgggagaccaagagcgaccagGACGGGATCACACATACGTCACATGCACAAAGCATGTATgcatatgctctctctctctcactctggggTTTTTGAATTGTTAAGTTGGCAGTTGGCCAAGTTATTTCCAAAATCCCATTACCtctttattaacatttattCATACAGGCCGAAATCATTGAGGGAAAATAAAGCCTTTTGTTATGGTTAGGGAAGCAATGGCCCAGGTTTTGTTCATTTACATTCAGTAATGGTGAAAGAAGTGATGCTGCTGCTTCTTCGAGAGGCAAAATGGCTAACTGTGAAACTCGTCATGAACTTGATAATTTTTTTCACAATGAATgggcaaagaaaagaaaattcttGGTCTATCAGCTTTACTTTAATGAAAGGGAGTAATACGATTGTGTCATATGTCATCagaggtatgtgtgtatgtgtgtaatatatCTAATTATATAGACATACAGTAAAGAATAGTCcaagaaatacaaatgttaCAGATTCACTGGTCAACTGACACAAAAGACAGTAAAGAATGCAGTAAACTGGGAGGGAGTTTTCTGGGATCAGATGGGGCAAgcagagacaaaacaaattgACATTCTGTGGGCCACCAGAATGCCTGTCTTAGATGTATAAAGTtgagcaaaataaatgcaaactcCAGAGTTACAGACTCACTGGACATCTAAACAAGGTATGAACCCATTTACCAAGATCTTTAATAGGAATGGCTTCTCATTCTATTCGGACAGATTGTGCACTAAATGAAAACAAGTCACATCTCTCATTGATAACAATAGGACAGACATGTCTACCTCTGTAACTGCATATTGGGCACATATAAAGTTTATTATATAAAGTTAGGCTAGTTGGGTGAGTTTTTGGATAATTTTCAGCATTTAAGCTTATGGTTTGTATAATTATCAGTGatacatttatatatgtattagTTTCCATATCTCTGAGGCAGTggctactttattaggtatctgttacttatttctgctgctgtgtAGCCCATCCAATCAAAGgtttaatgtgtttgttcagagctgctctgcataccactgttgtaattcgtggttatttgagtttcagtcaacttcctgtcagcttgaaccagtctggggTGCGTTTCCTGATAACCGTGTCTCTTAGCGCTTGAAGAAGACTCTCTAAggtaggggtgtcaaactgaatccccagggggccgcagtgtctgcgggtttgtgcggtttcctttcaatcagctgccaattaaagccagttaaggccttgagaacaaggcgtgtggatactttaaccaatcagtgacttgaatgaacccagaacaccccaaaaaccagcagacactacggtcctccaggactggagtttgacacctgtgctctaaggtataccttactaaagttgtttacttctCTACATGTGTTCCCCAAACTATCACTTAGGCTGTTGCTTAAGGGATTGCTTCTACCTGCAATGTTATTAGGCTCATCGACTTTCTCTAAGATCCATTATGCACTCCACGCAGtgactgtttgactgcgttatgagagaaagtagtgtgattttttaataaaacattgcaggaatacttaaaaatattgcatttatcatgacttgtgggaacgtattaatagaatttaaagcgtacaaactaaattatccaaccgtatataaaattttcaccaaattatatatacggtttgTGATACGGTTTCTGGCTATgccatctagcaatacgccttccttggcatgtcatgttttatttacattattttaatatctttgtcatagtgCCTTGAATGACTtcgcaatcagggttgatttggcagaagcgccatcacattactggtgtaattcactattttctatgattagctgacgttttcagtAAAGCAAACAAggaaaacgcaccaacacgaaatcaacattttattttattgtttttttttttttttttacaggagatatggtggaaaaaaactgaaataagtgGTCCCATAGCTCCATAGCAAAGGAAATGGAGATAATGTTACACGTAGCACTGAAtgaagaaacattattttccagttttaagacCACAGTGTccaaaaaaacaagacagaactatggttaaacatcgctccagcacacagagagagagtggaaaatCGTCAGTtcatgaatatcatttaaaaggatattaggcaacatgcatccttcgtaattcacaattttattatttgcatgaaaacggTGCCATTAAAgaggtattttagtaatattattagccaactacaactgtagaattatgagtgtacatattgctttaCAGATTGAGATgcaactaagagcaacagctgatttcagaggcttgcggtcgtaatAGTGGTGGCCACatgcggagtgagctgacaacatcgctaaggtatagcaAAGAGCGGTCCAGAACAACCTTACGAATGTAcaacgtacagaaggtatacttagctaagaacattttgggaaacacgCTAAAGcattaaggtagagcttaaggtacaagTTATgaacgacgtagcgttaagaaggctttggTAAACGCACCCctaaccattctcctctgacttctctcattaagaaggcatttttgcccatagaacttctactcactgaatgtttttggtttttttgcaccattctctgtaaactctagagactgttgtgtgtgaaaatgccaggagaacagcagtttttaaaatattgttggTGTGTCACTAACAAAGtcaaatttcttcccaattcagaAGTTTGGTCTGAATAGCAACTGAGCATTTCTGCATGTTTGAATGAAGTGAGTTGCTGCtatatgattggctgactagacatttgcatgaacaagccggtgtacaggtaTAACTAATTAAGTGGTCACAAAGTGCATACGACAGTGTTAGACACTCGTTTAACATGTAGATAAGAGCATCCATTATGCTGCAGTTGGTTAAAAGGCCAAATTTTTTCATTACTGCAGCTGGGTTACTTTTGAATAAAGTATCTGCGCAATCTTTGTCCTTAGTTCCTTGGTCTGTATAGCATATATGATGGGGTTCATGTTGGCGGGAATGATGAGATGGAGAAGTCCCGCTAACGTCCGGTAGCCGTGGTGAATCTGAAGACGATGCAAAATGATGAGGAGATATCCGGACCAGAGCATGATCAGATAGAGGACCAGATGGGAGGCGCAAGTCTGCATGGCCTTTCTGTTGAGCTCCTTGTTCTTTTTGGAGACACAGCTGATCAGGATCCTGAAATATGTGAAGGCCATGCTGCCGATGGACAATCCATTGATTATGATACTGCAGGTGAGCCCAGTGATGTAGTTAATGCTTAAGTCCTGGCAGGAGAGCTTGAAGAGAGATGCAATGTCACAGTAGGCATTAAGAATAATGGAACGGCAGCGTGTTAGCCGTACTGCGAGGCCCAGTGGGATGGAGGTCACGGCGATCGATGTGCTCCATGCGGACACAGTCAGCTTAGCCACCATGGTGGGGCTCATGATGGAGGTGTACCTCAGAGGGTGGCATATGGCCACATACCTGTCAAACGCCATGATCATCATCACCGTGTGGCAGGAAACGCCATAAGTTTGGCTGAAGAAGGCCTGGGAGACACACCAGGAGTAGCTGATGGACGGGTTGGTGGAGACAATGTCCAACATCATTCGAGGCAGAACCACCGTGTTCCCCAGGACGTCGTTGAAGGACAGGCTGAAGAACAGCAGGTACATTGGCTGCTGAAGGCTCCTGTCCATCAAAATAAGCAGCATGACCCCTATGTTGGTGGTCAGGATGATCAGGTAGGCGACCAACAGCAGGGCAAATGCTGGGTAAATGAAACGATGGGGAATGTCGATGCCCTGAATCAACAGGATGGGACTGTTGTAGGTTATGTTCATCCCAGATTTTCCTGGGAAATTCTGTCAGACTGAGAAAAGCAGAATATTATGCAGTGCCCAACTTCTTGAACATTAACAGTTTCTGGTGTTTTGGCTCCATACACCAGAACATGACAAATGATAAAACCATGAATAAGTTCACAGagatttaatatgaaatatgggCCAATTTTGTACACTCCAATTAAGCCTAGTCCGAGATGAAATTCTATTTTCAATGCACAACTCAGATTCGAACTCCTGAAAGTCCGTCAGGTTGACTTTCACATTTCCTAAATTAAGTTCAGAAAGCTGCTTGACTGGGTGCCTGAGAGCCTCAGTGTCCCAGAGCAGACCCTGAAAACAGACCAAAAACTGACGCGTGAttagataaatatatatatatatcagagaAATCCCATTATTATAACTGGAATAACTTATCTTTATTTCTAAGCTCTGCAAGAATCATCTGTATTGTTCCCAGTGCTCACACAATATCATCTAGTACTACTTGAATCGCAGTAACTGAAGCATTCTATGACTGTACTTGTAAATGTAAAGGTGTAAATACCTGTCTCGGGTTTCAGGTGGGCAGTCCTCTCTTCCTGACAGGCTCTCAGGTTTTATCCTGCCCTTGAGggaccctcccctctctgtcctgtcaCTCATTTAGGCAGGAGAGGACCACCCCCAGACTCAGGGATGATGTAATGAATCGAAACATGGATGATGTTGCTTCTGACATATGACTGCAGTGTAACATGCAGCCTAGGGACTCAGAGCCACAGGTTCAGCCTCCCTGTGAGATAGATTATTACTGCGATATTGCAGCAATTCTGTTCTTGGCTTGGgtccaatcaacatttgtttttcCCAGTTTCTCcatgtgagggagcaggggcgggtGACCAAGAGCGACCAGGACGGGATCACAAAGTTAGAAATGAGAAGTTCGGTCGAACAGGGTAAATGCAGACTAGCACGGAATGCCCTCAGAAACAGGCAAGTCTcatgaaaaaataactgaaaaa contains:
- the LOC133133553 gene encoding putative gustatory receptor clone PTE03, with protein sequence MNITYNSPILLIQGIDIPHHFIYPAFTLLLVAYLIILTTNIGVMLLILMDRSLQQPMYLLFFSLSFNDVLGSTVVLPRMMLDIVSTNPSISYSWCVSQAFFSHTYGVSCQTLMMIMAFDRYVAICHPLRYTSIMSPTMVAKLTVSAWSTSIVLISITLGLAVRLTRCRSIILNAFCDIASLYKLSCQDLSINNITGLTCSIIINGLSIASMAFTYFRILISCVSKKNKELNRKAMQTCASHLVLYLIMLCSGYLIIILHRLQIHNGYRTLAALLFFIIPANMNPIIYAIQTKELRTKIVQILYSKVTQLQ
- the LOC133133554 gene encoding putative gustatory receptor clone PTE03 is translated as MNITYNSPILLIQGIDIPHRFIYPAFALLLVAYLIILTTNIGVMLLILMDRSLQQPMYLLFFSLSFNDVLGNTVVLPRMMLDIVSTNPSISYSWCVSQAFFSQTYGVSCHTVMMIMAFDRYVAICHPLRYTSIMSPTMVAKLTVSAWSTSIAVTSIPLGLAVRLTRCRSIILNAYCDIASLFKLSCQDLSINYITGLTCSIIINGLSIGSMAFTYFRILISCVSKKNKELNRKAMQTCASHLVLYLIMLWSGYLLIILHRLQIHHGYRTLAGLLHLIIPANMNPIIYAIQTKELRTKIAQILYSKVTQLQ